Proteins encoded by one window of Fibrobacter succinogenes:
- a CDS encoding class I SAM-dependent RNA methyltransferase has translation MFFEQAIAHNLPNYTKESDSAYGETLAPLDYKDELKVKNAAIREFWEVNRLARGPQPIVASPMPRNYRTTSKRQVEMKPGDLRFNEYDSILEPEEHNAIYRLLFDKLITPAYKPLAYALNWIIIRGTYKYRVVIFNVKKLDASIVRKLKQIAEVLQQSPYHVTAAHTYVDTTESNYYLEAKRPTDTLNFKQLYGPRELSLDLGHFRLKYPVTGFSQINESQIHNLIKSASRLLGLEKGDHFLDLYCGYGLFSFALGEAAKSVLGVEWEGPSIDCAKASARFLKKNYKFIAGKIDETFVQMRLPRPIPGEPERILLDPPRKGTEPGVIRALAMRKPVRVLHIFCGTDEIPDALAEWERFGYRVKEVLPLDLFPGTPHLETLVALERK, from the coding sequence ATGTTTTTTGAACAAGCCATCGCTCACAACCTCCCGAATTACACGAAGGAATCCGATTCCGCTTACGGCGAGACTCTTGCCCCGCTCGACTACAAAGACGAGCTCAAGGTCAAGAACGCCGCTATCCGCGAATTCTGGGAAGTGAACCGCCTTGCCCGTGGCCCGCAGCCGATTGTGGCTAGCCCGATGCCACGCAATTACCGCACCACGTCCAAGCGCCAAGTCGAAATGAAGCCGGGCGATTTGCGTTTTAACGAATACGATAGCATCTTGGAGCCCGAAGAACACAACGCCATTTACCGTTTGCTGTTCGACAAGCTCATCACGCCGGCGTACAAGCCGCTCGCCTACGCGCTCAACTGGATTATCATCCGTGGCACGTACAAGTATCGCGTCGTGATTTTCAACGTGAAAAAGCTGGACGCAAGTATCGTCCGCAAGCTGAAGCAAATTGCTGAAGTTTTGCAGCAGAGCCCGTACCACGTGACGGCAGCACACACTTACGTCGATACCACGGAATCGAACTACTATCTCGAAGCGAAGCGCCCGACGGACACGCTCAATTTCAAGCAGCTTTACGGTCCGCGTGAACTTTCGCTCGACCTCGGCCATTTTAGGCTCAAGTACCCGGTGACGGGATTCAGCCAGATCAACGAAAGCCAAATCCACAACCTCATCAAGTCCGCAAGCCGCCTTCTCGGTCTCGAAAAGGGCGACCATTTCTTGGACCTTTATTGTGGTTACGGTTTGTTCAGCTTTGCGCTCGGCGAAGCCGCCAAATCCGTGCTCGGCGTAGAATGGGAAGGCCCGTCCATCGATTGTGCCAAGGCTTCCGCAAGATTCTTGAAGAAGAACTACAAGTTCATCGCAGGTAAGATCGACGAAACATTTGTGCAAATGCGACTCCCGCGGCCAATCCCAGGCGAACCGGAACGCATCCTTTTGGACCCGCCGCGCAAGGGAACCGAACCAGGTGTCATCCGCGCTCTCGCCATGCGCAAGCCAGTCCGTGTTTTGCACATTTTCTGCGGTACCGACGAAATTCCGGATGCACTTGCTGAATGGGAACGTTTTGGCTACCGCGTCAAGGAAGTGTTGCCACTCGACCTGTTCCCGGGTACGCCTCACCTCGAAACGCTCGTGGCACTTGAGAGAAAGTGA
- a CDS encoding MFS transporter, which yields MATSNEKPALWTRNFTTCAAANFLLFFSFYQLLPILPLYIIEKFQTDNATAGIIISLYTIGALACRPFAGFLVDTFSRKPLYFWTFFAFTLCFLGYKTVGLLPILAVVRFAHGLFFGISTTASNTVAIDALPASRRGEGIGYFGISVNLAFATGPMTGMFLYEAFGDGIVFAISTALCIIGLVLVQTLKVKPREKKQCAPLSLDRFFLTRAVPQFANFIFVGFAYGPVTNYIAIYANELGISGTGWFYALIATGLIMNRIMTGRLIDRGYLIHLVGIGMTLNVIAYFILAFSHGPITFFLSAFLIGTSLGLIFPGYQTMCVNLARHDQRGTANSTYLSGWDIGIGAGILVGGAMANHFGMHQQVFFTCGIALVIADIMYLAYTAKHYLKNKLEG from the coding sequence ATGGCAACATCAAACGAAAAACCGGCACTTTGGACAAGAAATTTTACGACATGCGCCGCAGCAAATTTCTTGCTTTTCTTTAGTTTTTACCAATTATTACCGATTCTCCCGCTGTACATCATCGAAAAGTTCCAAACCGACAACGCCACCGCGGGCATCATCATTTCGCTTTACACGATTGGCGCACTCGCTTGCAGGCCTTTCGCCGGATTTCTCGTGGATACATTCAGCCGTAAGCCGTTATACTTTTGGACATTTTTTGCATTCACGTTGTGCTTTCTCGGCTACAAGACTGTAGGACTTTTACCCATTCTCGCTGTAGTACGTTTTGCACACGGGCTTTTCTTTGGTATTTCTACAACAGCAAGCAATACCGTTGCCATTGACGCACTGCCCGCTAGTCGCCGAGGCGAAGGCATCGGGTACTTCGGGATTAGCGTGAATTTAGCCTTCGCCACCGGTCCCATGACCGGCATGTTTCTTTACGAAGCATTCGGCGACGGAATCGTTTTCGCAATTTCTACCGCTCTTTGCATTATCGGGCTTGTGCTTGTGCAAACACTCAAAGTGAAGCCCCGCGAAAAAAAACAATGCGCACCGCTTTCGCTTGACCGATTTTTCCTTACCCGCGCGGTTCCGCAATTTGCAAACTTCATTTTCGTTGGATTCGCCTACGGGCCCGTCACAAACTACATCGCCATTTACGCAAACGAGCTAGGCATCAGCGGCACAGGATGGTTTTATGCGCTTATTGCTACAGGGCTCATCATGAACCGCATCATGACCGGACGACTCATCGATCGCGGCTATTTGATCCACCTTGTCGGCATAGGCATGACGCTGAACGTTATCGCCTACTTCATCCTTGCCTTTAGCCACGGTCCCATAACATTTTTCTTGTCCGCATTCCTTATCGGTACAAGCCTCGGGCTCATCTTCCCTGGTTATCAGACCATGTGCGTAAATCTCGCCCGCCACGACCAACGCGGTACCGCAAACAGCACGTACCTTAGCGGCTGGGACATCGGCATTGGAGCCGGAATTCTCGTGGGAGGCGCCATGGCAAACCACTTCGGCATGCACCAGCAAGTGTTTTTCACCTGCGGCATCGCTCTCGTCATTGCCGACATCATGTACCTCGCGTACACGGCAAAGCACTACTTAAAGAATAAACTTGAGGGGTGA
- a CDS encoding GGDEF domain-containing protein, with protein MSIFGFYTEVNFGCVSVLMLLFYSIKKLPTPLLKYPLFQKLILWHIIYFISDSMWAFVNDGVLPKNTFSVLLVNYSNVVILPVVAYSCFLFAEISTRPDMTRKQIEHLQVKLLIPIIAQALILLVSFIVAPDFWLNDKLEPCDLYYMLLAIMPMLYWITATIRGVIRAREVQNQPNFRTYLIVASYTPGVLIAGGAQVFFALTTPLFCFWCTFIILFVYLHLQNQLISTDSLTMLNNRNRLHDFLLQQREEKDSFVIMVDVDHFKQINDTYGHAEGDRALVLVSQALKKACEQLSYSMFLCRYGGDEFLMIAQTDVPDEVVKKIKDCLQEEVEKENGSRSYTIEASMGFARWDGRPDSFKESMVNADKKMYEDKRLA; from the coding sequence ATGAGTATTTTTGGTTTTTATACGGAAGTCAATTTTGGGTGCGTCAGTGTATTGATGCTCTTGTTTTATAGCATCAAAAAACTCCCGACTCCGTTACTGAAATACCCTCTTTTCCAAAAATTGATACTTTGGCATATTATCTATTTTATTAGCGATTCCATGTGGGCGTTTGTGAACGATGGTGTTTTGCCGAAAAATACGTTTAGTGTTTTGTTGGTAAATTACAGTAATGTCGTTATATTGCCGGTGGTTGCGTATAGTTGTTTCTTGTTTGCCGAAATCAGTACGCGGCCGGATATGACTCGCAAACAAATTGAACACCTCCAAGTAAAATTGCTAATCCCAATTATTGCACAGGCTCTTATTTTGCTTGTCTCGTTTATTGTGGCTCCAGATTTTTGGTTGAATGATAAACTGGAACCATGTGACCTTTATTATATGCTTTTGGCCATTATGCCGATGCTTTATTGGATAACGGCGACTATTCGCGGAGTTATCCGTGCACGAGAGGTGCAGAATCAGCCAAATTTTCGGACTTATTTGATTGTGGCTTCTTACACGCCGGGCGTTTTGATTGCTGGTGGCGCGCAAGTGTTCTTTGCCTTGACTACGCCGTTGTTCTGCTTCTGGTGTACATTCATTATTTTGTTTGTCTACCTGCATTTGCAGAACCAGTTGATATCGACGGACTCGTTGACAATGCTCAACAACCGCAATCGCTTGCATGATTTTTTGCTCCAGCAGCGCGAGGAAAAAGATTCCTTTGTGATTATGGTGGATGTGGACCACTTTAAGCAGATTAACGATACTTATGGCCATGCCGAAGGCGACCGTGCGCTAGTTCTTGTTTCGCAGGCGTTAAAGAAAGCATGCGAACAGTTGAGTTATTCGATGTTCCTTTGCCGCTATGGTGGCGATGAATTTTTGATGATCGCTCAAACGGATGTTCCGGATGAAGTTGTGAAAAAGATTAAGGATTGTCTGCAAGAAGAAGTGGAAAAAGAGAATGGTTCCCGTTCGTACACGATTGAGGCTAGCATGGGTTTTGCCCGATGGGATGGGCGCCCCGATAGCTTTAAGGAAAGCATGGTCAACGCCGATAAAAAGATGTACGAAGACAAACGCCTGGCGTAG
- a CDS encoding TIGR02147 family protein — protein sequence MKAIIEYSDFRKYMRDFYEERKLRHVFSWREFSKAAGFTSSSYMKVVCDGKSKLSRIGVERTGQAMGLVGFEMDYFRAMVNFGQETDEAKKKAAYEEMLSIAKIHKVRVIEGELFKFYETWKNPVLRELAPLMPGATPGEIAKKCYMDISANDVKEALDFLTKAGFIKKTSENTFVQTETSIKGSPEATKLAIRDMHREMAKIAASSLDLAKTERNFSGVTMGISKDSYEQIVKELDECRRKIISIAAGDKNIDQVYRLNLQLFPLTRKVKENGND from the coding sequence ATGAAAGCTATTATTGAATACTCCGACTTTCGCAAATACATGCGCGATTTCTACGAAGAACGCAAACTTCGCCATGTTTTTTCGTGGAGAGAATTTTCCAAAGCCGCCGGTTTTACATCGTCATCATACATGAAAGTCGTCTGCGACGGGAAAAGCAAATTGAGTCGAATCGGCGTCGAACGCACCGGTCAAGCCATGGGACTTGTCGGTTTCGAAATGGACTACTTCAGGGCAATGGTCAACTTCGGGCAAGAAACCGATGAAGCCAAAAAGAAAGCCGCCTACGAAGAAATGCTTTCCATTGCAAAGATTCACAAAGTCAGAGTCATCGAAGGTGAACTTTTCAAGTTCTACGAAACTTGGAAAAATCCTGTTTTGAGGGAGCTAGCCCCGTTAATGCCGGGAGCAACTCCAGGCGAAATCGCCAAAAAATGCTACATGGACATTTCCGCCAACGATGTCAAAGAAGCCCTCGATTTCTTGACAAAAGCGGGATTCATCAAAAAGACCAGCGAGAACACGTTCGTTCAAACGGAAACTTCCATCAAGGGGTCACCCGAAGCGACCAAGCTAGCCATCCGCGATATGCACCGCGAAATGGCGAAAATTGCAGCAAGCTCGCTCGACCTCGCCAAAACAGAAAGGAACTTCAGCGGAGTCACCATGGGCATTTCCAAGGACTCTTATGAACAGATCGTAAAGGAACTTGACGAATGCCGCCGAAAAATCATAAGCATTGCTGCCGGGGACAAAAACATCGACCAAGTTTATAGATTAAATTTACAGTTATTCCCTCTCACGCGGAAAGTCAAGGAGAATGGCAATGATTAA
- a CDS encoding DEAD/DEAH box helicase gives MAEYISSNTEDLYPDNNSNMKLEADAFLNAIAGGADEDQADEAAFLATNPDGIIVDDNGEVLKAGAESKICEGEKVEFIDDDDEASVAEKEMPAHTSTKLSTEAGHDTTVAATSSANLNEDSTDEEIGDESLVTFDDLGLSPEVLEAVKLAGYETPSPIQAKAIPVLLQGVNLLGTAQTGTGKTAAFSLPLLSRINFNGRETSMLVLTPTRELAIQVSDAIQQYAVKMSNVTVVPVYGGQDISIQLRALKRKASIVVATPGRLIDHIKRGSISLGAVKAIVLDEADEMLDMGFMEDVETILKEIPADAQRALFSATMPDSVKKIIDQHLGEYEEARIEGKTTTVENIRQRFLAVKNEHKIEALARVLEGEEFDGVLIFVRTKQNTTEVAEKLESRGFNVAPLNGDLAQSMRERTINRLKMGKLDIVVATDVAARGIDVDRISLVVNYDIPYDTESYVHRIGRTGRAGRSGNAILFVTPRERRMLKIIEKATRQPIEAMEMPTSEQISKKRVDAFKAKVKSVVSYGELDQFKELVRALVADGSINSTGSSTSSPTDNSKVTEHAEVTEENVAIPLTAEDIAAAVIKMYQKKQPLFPNLPPLEAPKERREKVRSGRDFLGNGEDFGLNSEEQKRMRKERKEGLNGVEEGFLRYYLGVGRIDHVTPRDIVGAIAGEANINSSNIGRIKLFDKFSTVELPETLPQDVLDILSEMTIRGNDARFRVMTDEPPEGPAPGTRPHASREERRSFHRDRKGGFRDEERRGGFRKDRGERGERSFGDKPFENRKARREREFADRKPGKFEDRPFRKDHDERNFGDKPFRKTRRFGRH, from the coding sequence ATGGCAGAATATATTTCTAGCAATACGGAAGATCTGTACCCAGACAACAATTCCAACATGAAACTCGAAGCCGATGCGTTCCTGAACGCCATTGCAGGCGGCGCAGACGAAGACCAAGCTGACGAAGCGGCTTTCCTCGCGACAAATCCAGACGGAATCATCGTTGACGACAACGGCGAAGTTCTCAAGGCTGGTGCAGAATCCAAAATTTGCGAAGGCGAAAAGGTCGAATTTATCGACGATGACGATGAAGCGAGCGTTGCCGAAAAGGAGATGCCCGCTCATACTTCGACCAAGCTCAGCACAGAAGCCGGGCATGACACAACAGTGGCTGCAACTAGCTCAGCAAATTTAAATGAAGACTCTACAGACGAAGAAATCGGCGACGAATCCTTGGTAACATTCGATGATCTCGGTCTTTCTCCGGAAGTTCTCGAAGCGGTCAAGCTCGCCGGTTACGAAACACCCTCGCCCATCCAGGCCAAGGCCATTCCGGTTCTCTTGCAAGGCGTGAACCTCCTCGGTACTGCACAAACCGGTACTGGCAAGACGGCTGCATTCTCGCTCCCGCTCCTTTCGCGAATCAATTTCAACGGGCGCGAAACGTCCATGCTCGTACTCACGCCGACACGCGAACTTGCCATCCAAGTTTCCGATGCCATCCAGCAATACGCGGTCAAAATGTCGAACGTGACCGTTGTTCCGGTCTATGGTGGTCAAGACATATCCATCCAGCTGCGCGCCCTCAAGCGCAAGGCAAGTATCGTCGTTGCCACTCCGGGTCGCCTCATCGACCACATCAAGCGCGGTTCTATTTCGCTCGGAGCTGTCAAAGCCATTGTCCTCGACGAAGCTGACGAAATGCTCGACATGGGCTTTATGGAAGACGTGGAGACCATCCTCAAGGAAATCCCCGCCGACGCCCAGCGCGCCCTCTTTAGCGCCACCATGCCCGACAGCGTCAAGAAGATTATCGACCAGCACTTGGGCGAATACGAAGAAGCTCGCATCGAAGGCAAAACAACTACCGTCGAAAACATCCGCCAGCGTTTCTTGGCCGTGAAAAACGAACACAAAATCGAAGCGCTCGCCCGCGTTCTCGAAGGCGAAGAATTTGACGGCGTTTTGATTTTCGTGCGCACCAAGCAGAACACCACCGAAGTCGCAGAAAAGCTCGAAAGCCGCGGTTTCAATGTGGCCCCGCTCAACGGCGACCTCGCACAATCCATGCGCGAACGCACCATCAACCGTCTCAAGATGGGCAAGCTCGATATCGTCGTCGCAACAGACGTCGCCGCCCGCGGCATTGACGTAGACCGCATTTCGCTCGTGGTGAACTACGACATTCCTTACGACACCGAATCTTACGTGCACCGCATTGGCCGTACAGGCCGCGCAGGCCGTAGCGGAAATGCAATTCTCTTCGTGACACCGCGTGAACGTCGCATGCTCAAGATTATCGAGAAGGCAACCCGCCAGCCGATCGAAGCCATGGAAATGCCGACCTCAGAACAGATCAGCAAAAAACGCGTCGATGCATTCAAGGCTAAAGTGAAGAGTGTTGTGAGCTACGGTGAACTCGACCAGTTCAAGGAACTCGTACGCGCACTCGTTGCCGACGGTTCGATTAATTCGACAGGCTCATCAACCAGCTCACCGACCGACAACAGCAAGGTCACTGAGCATGCCGAAGTGACCGAAGAGAATGTTGCAATTCCGTTGACCGCCGAAGACATTGCCGCAGCCGTCATCAAGATGTACCAGAAAAAGCAGCCGCTCTTCCCGAACCTTCCGCCGCTCGAAGCCCCGAAGGAACGCCGCGAAAAAGTCCGCAGCGGCAGAGACTTCCTCGGCAATGGCGAAGATTTCGGCCTCAACAGCGAAGAACAAAAGCGCATGCGTAAGGAACGCAAGGAAGGCCTGAACGGCGTGGAAGAAGGATTCTTGCGCTATTACTTGGGCGTTGGCCGCATTGACCACGTCACCCCGCGCGACATTGTAGGTGCAATTGCCGGCGAAGCAAACATCAACAGCAGCAATATCGGCCGCATCAAGCTCTTCGACAAATTCAGCACCGTTGAATTGCCAGAAACGCTTCCGCAAGACGTTCTCGACATTTTGTCCGAAATGACCATTCGCGGGAACGACGCCCGCTTCCGCGTAATGACCGACGAACCGCCCGAGGGCCCCGCACCGGGAACAAGACCGCACGCGAGCCGCGAAGAACGCCGCAGCTTCCACAGAGACCGCAAGGGAGGCTTCCGCGACGAAGAACGCCGTGGCGGTTTCCGCAAAGACCGTGGAGAACGAGGCGAACGCAGCTTTGGCGACAAGCCTTTCGAAAACCGCAAAGCCCGCCGCGAACGCGAATTTGCCGACCGCAAACCGGGCAAATTCGAAGACAGGCCTTTCCGCAAAGATCACGACGAACGCAATTTCGGCGACAAGCCATTCCGCAAGACCCGCCGCTTCGGAAGACACTAA